From a single Thermothielavioides terrestris NRRL 8126 chromosome 1, complete sequence genomic region:
- a CDS encoding glycoside hydrolase family 16 protein (CAZy_ID 269828) → MKTGEAVVSVYGTGSPSPSQRNPRSWSRRAWLILVTALIVIVIVIVGAVVGVRATRNNNPDGTSSSYPDYTQLNYTLIDTYSGTSFFDKFEYFSRSDPTQGFVHYVDPGYAATYNLTYATQSTAIIRVDTTVGPGSNPDASTGRFSVRLESKAQYGPGLFLFDVKHTPYGCGTWPALWLTDPSNWPENGEIDLMEAVNQASAGGLTALHTTAGCTMADVRREMSGAAGQDDCHNATNSNTGCTVTGGAAMYGPAFNAAGGGVVALEWRAEGIRVWVLGRDGGGGGKGVITALPAAEQLAGPDTGTWGPPLADFPSTSCDVTSHFRNQSIIVNIDLCGELPNAVWASSGCPSNCTDYVANNPLAFTNAYWEFGAFQVYKAA, encoded by the exons ATGAAGACCGGCGAGGCGGTCGTTTCGGTGTACGGAACCGGATCGCCGTCTCCTTCGCAACGGAATCCCCGGAGTTGGTCCCGGAGGGCGTGGCTGATCTTAGTGACGGCCCTCATCGTGATCGTGATCGTGATTGTCGGCGCCGTTGTCGGAGTCAGAGCAACGAGAAACAACAACCCCGACGGCACCAGTTCGAGTTATCCCGACTACACCCAGCTGAACTATACGCTGATCGACACAT ACTCGGGCACATCCTTCTTTGACAAGTTCGAATACTTCAGCAGGTCTGACCCGA CCCAGGGGTTCGTCCACTACGTCGATCCTGGCTACGCCGCAACCTAT AACCTCACCTACGCCACCCAATCAACCGCCATTATACGCGTCGACACCACGGTCGGTCCCGGCTCCAACCCGGACGCTTCGACGGGTCGCTTCTCGGTCCGTCTCGAGTCCAAAGCGCAGTACGGCCCGGGACTCTTTCTCTTCGACGTGAAGCACACGCCCTATGGGTGCGGCACATGGCCCGCCTTGTGGCTGACAGA TCCCAGCAACTGGCCCGAGAACGGCGAGATCGACCTGATGGAGGCGGTCAACCAGGCCAGCGCGGGCGGGCTGACGGCGCTGCACACCACGGCGGGCTGCACCATGGCGGACGTGCGGCGCGAGATGAGCGGCGCGGCAGGGCAGGACGACTGCCACAACGCTACCAACAGCAACACGGGCTGCACCGtgacgggcggcgcggcgatgTATGGGCCCGCCTTCaacgccgcgggcggcggggtcgtcgCGCTCGAGTGGCGGGCCGAGGGCATCCGCGTGTGGGTGCTGGggcgggacggcggcggtggcggcaagGGCGTCATCACGGCCCTGCCGGCGGCAGAGCAGCTCGCCGGGCCCGACACGGGCACCTGGGGTCCGCCGCTGGCCGATTTcccgtcgacgagctgcgaCGTGACGAGCCACTTCCGGAACCAGAGCATCATCGTCAACATCGACCTGTGCGGCGAACTGCCCAACGCCGTGTGGGCGTCGTCGGGCT GTCCGTCGAACTGTACCGATTATGTGGCCAACAACCCTCTGGCTTTCACGAATGCGTACTGGGAGTTTGGGGCTTTCCAGGTGTACAAGGCCGCGTAG